A single window of Sulfitobacter sp. JL08 DNA harbors:
- a CDS encoding patatin-like phospholipase family protein, whose protein sequence is MTKLRINLALQGGGAHGAFTWGVLDRLLQDDDIEIAGISGTSAGALNGAALKAGMLKGGKQGARDNLDWLWGKVGAVQDNALTGWMYSSGPQAYSRMIENSLPFMMADTWSRMVSPYSYGPFYSNPLRPIVETFDFASVCAHEGPALFICATRVRNGKIRVFDGDDITTEAIMASACLPTLFKAVELYDSETDQNEDFWDGGYTGNPALFPLFADDLPSDIVIININPLERSGVPRTPQQIQNRINEISFNSSLLRELRAISFVQRLLERGTLEQSEMKRVLIHMIADDALMNDLSVATKLVPTPYVLKTLKTAGQQAAETFIASHKSALNKRSSVDMKDMFG, encoded by the coding sequence ATGACCAAATTGCGCATCAATCTGGCGCTTCAGGGCGGCGGCGCGCATGGTGCGTTTACCTGGGGCGTGCTGGATCGCCTGTTGCAGGATGATGATATCGAAATTGCGGGCATTTCCGGCACGTCGGCAGGGGCGCTGAACGGCGCCGCGCTCAAAGCCGGAATGCTCAAGGGCGGCAAACAGGGCGCGCGCGACAATCTGGACTGGCTGTGGGGCAAGGTGGGTGCCGTTCAGGATAATGCGCTGACCGGCTGGATGTATTCGTCGGGCCCGCAAGCCTATTCGCGCATGATCGAAAATTCCCTGCCGTTCATGATGGCCGACACATGGTCGCGCATGGTGTCGCCCTACAGTTACGGCCCGTTCTATTCCAATCCATTGCGCCCGATTGTCGAAACGTTCGATTTCGCCTCTGTGTGCGCCCACGAAGGTCCGGCCCTGTTCATCTGTGCAACACGCGTGCGCAACGGGAAAATCCGCGTCTTTGACGGCGACGACATCACAACCGAAGCGATCATGGCTTCGGCCTGCCTGCCGACGCTGTTCAAGGCGGTTGAATTGTACGACAGCGAAACCGATCAGAACGAGGATTTCTGGGACGGTGGATATACCGGAAATCCGGCGCTGTTTCCTTTGTTTGCCGATGACCTGCCCAGCGACATCGTGATCATCAACATCAATCCGCTGGAACGCAGCGGCGTACCGCGCACCCCGCAGCAGATCCAGAACCGCATCAACGAGATCAGTTTCAATTCATCGCTTTTGCGCGAATTGCGCGCGATTTCTTTTGTCCAGCGCCTGCTGGAACGGGGCACGCTGGAACAAAGCGAGATGAAGCGCGTGCTGATCCATATGATCGCCGACGACGCATTGATGAACGATCTGTCAGTGGCCACGAAACTGGTGCCGACACCCTATGTGCTGAAAACCCTGAAAACGGCGGGGCAGCAGGCGGCAGAGACATTCATCGCCAGCCACAAGTCAGCGCTGAACAAACGCAGTTCGGTGGATATGAAGGACATGTTCGGCTGA
- a CDS encoding pseudouridine-5'-phosphate glycosidase, whose protein sequence is MIDLHFSTEVAAARASGAPVVALESTIITHGMPYPQNLDVARKVEDTVRQNGAVPATIAVMSGQLHIGLDDDRLETLARARSVAKLSRADLAVCLASGKTGATTVAATMIAAHLAGIRVFATGGIGGVHRGAEADFDISADLHELAQTPVTVVAAGAKAILDVPKTLEVLETLGVPVIAYGQDMFPAFWLAGSDLAAPLRLDSAADIARAHDLRAALGLPGGQLVANPIPEQDEIPAEILAPLIATALQDATRHNITGKAVTPYLLQRIFELTDGRSLDANIALVLNNARLGAEIAKAFSAKTD, encoded by the coding sequence ATGATTGATCTGCACTTTTCAACCGAAGTTGCCGCGGCGCGGGCCAGTGGCGCGCCCGTTGTGGCGCTAGAAAGCACGATCATCACCCACGGCATGCCCTATCCGCAAAATCTGGACGTGGCGCGCAAGGTTGAAGATACCGTGCGCCAGAATGGCGCCGTTCCGGCGACAATCGCCGTTATGTCGGGCCAGCTTCACATCGGGTTGGATGACGACCGGCTTGAAACGCTTGCACGTGCCAGATCCGTCGCCAAACTGTCACGCGCCGATCTGGCGGTGTGCCTTGCATCCGGTAAAACCGGCGCGACCACTGTGGCGGCCACGATGATTGCGGCGCATCTGGCGGGGATCAGGGTGTTTGCCACCGGCGGCATTGGCGGCGTGCATCGCGGGGCCGAAGCGGATTTCGACATTTCGGCCGACCTGCATGAACTGGCGCAAACTCCGGTGACGGTGGTTGCCGCAGGGGCCAAGGCCATTCTGGATGTCCCCAAAACGCTTGAGGTGCTGGAAACGCTGGGTGTGCCGGTGATTGCCTATGGTCAGGATATGTTTCCAGCATTCTGGTTGGCCGGGTCCGATCTGGCCGCGCCGTTGCGGCTGGACAGCGCTGCCGATATCGCGCGCGCTCATGATTTGCGCGCGGCCCTGGGCCTGCCGGGCGGGCAGCTGGTGGCCAACCCGATACCCGAACAGGACGAAATACCGGCAGAGATTCTGGCCCCGCTGATCGCGACCGCATTACAGGATGCGACACGTCACAACATCACCGGCAAGGCGGTGACGCCCTATCTTCTGCAACGGATTTTCGAACTGACCGACGGGCGTTCGCTTGATGCCAATATCGCACTGGTGCTGAACAATGCACGCCTTGGCGCAGAGATTGCCAAAGCTTTCAGCGCCAAAACAGACTGA
- a CDS encoding helix-turn-helix domain-containing protein: MNADDPKNLIRIARENGQDETAEPLDLGARVRQLRKARDWTLEQAARQAGLARSTLSKIENGQMSPTYEALKKLATGLEISVPQLFTAPQKSRVNGRMAVTKSGSGAVRATTTYEHELLGDTLTKKQMLPYRARVRARSMDEFDGWVRHDGEEFLYVLTGVIRLYTEFYEPVEMRRGDSAYYDAAMGHNVVSLSDEDASILWVTSLS; encoded by the coding sequence ATGAACGCAGATGACCCCAAAAACCTGATCCGGATTGCCCGTGAAAACGGCCAGGACGAGACCGCCGAACCTTTGGATCTGGGCGCGCGCGTGCGTCAGTTGCGCAAAGCCCGCGACTGGACGCTGGAACAGGCTGCCCGTCAGGCCGGGCTTGCCCGTTCGACACTCAGCAAGATCGAAAACGGCCAGATGTCCCCGACCTACGAGGCGTTGAAGAAACTGGCGACTGGTCTGGAGATATCGGTGCCGCAATTGTTCACCGCCCCGCAGAAAAGCCGCGTCAACGGGCGCATGGCCGTGACCAAATCAGGCAGCGGCGCAGTGCGTGCCACCACCACATACGAGCACGAGCTTTTGGGCGACACGCTGACCAAGAAACAAATGCTGCCCTACCGCGCCCGGGTGCGCGCCCGCAGCATGGATGAATTCGACGGCTGGGTGCGCCACGATGGCGAAGAGTTTCTGTATGTGCTGACAGGCGTGATCCGCCTTTACACCGAATTTTACGAACCCGTCGAAATGCGCCGTGGCGACAGCGCCTATTATGATGCGGCGATGGGGCATAATGTTGTTTCGCTCAGCGACGAGGACGCTTCGATTTTATGGGTGACATCGCTGTCCTGA
- a CDS encoding DsbA family oxidoreductase, giving the protein MIKLDIMSDPICPWCYIGKTYLDQALAQHPDHPFTIEWHPFQLNPDMPREGMDRRAYLEGKFGGKERAAAAYAPVVEHAQKAGLVINLDKMERTPNTLDAHRLIHWAGIEGRQTAAVSQLFQAYFVDGADIGDTEVLADIADGIGMDASVVMRLLQSDADIEDIRARDAHSREMGISSVPTFIVDGKHAVPGAQPPELWARVIAEVQENTAS; this is encoded by the coding sequence ATGATCAAGCTTGATATCATGTCCGACCCGATTTGCCCGTGGTGCTATATTGGCAAGACCTATCTGGATCAGGCACTGGCGCAACACCCTGACCATCCGTTCACCATCGAATGGCACCCCTTTCAGCTGAACCCCGACATGCCGCGCGAGGGTATGGACCGGCGCGCCTATCTTGAGGGCAAGTTTGGCGGCAAGGAACGCGCCGCTGCAGCCTATGCACCGGTGGTTGAACATGCGCAAAAAGCCGGTCTTGTGATCAATCTGGACAAGATGGAGCGCACGCCCAACACGCTGGATGCGCACCGCCTGATCCATTGGGCCGGTATAGAAGGCCGCCAGACTGCGGCGGTTTCGCAATTGTTTCAGGCCTATTTTGTCGATGGCGCGGATATTGGCGACACCGAAGTTCTGGCCGATATCGCTGATGGCATCGGCATGGACGCGTCTGTTGTTATGCGCCTGCTGCAATCGGATGCAGATATCGAAGACATCCGCGCGCGCGATGCCCATTCGCGCGAGATGGGGATTTCGTCGGTCCCGACCTTCATCGTGGATGGCAAACACGCGGTGCCGGGCGCACAACCACCGGAACTCTGGGCGCGGGTGATCGCAGAGGTGCAGGAGAACACCGCGTCATGA
- a CDS encoding multidrug effflux MFS transporter, whose translation MGRVEFITLCAMMFATIAFSIDAMLPALPSIGAELSPDALNRAQLIVTSFVLGMGIGTAFTGPLSDAFGRKPVILAGGALYIIGAAVAWASSSLEWVLAARIAQGLGAAGPRIATMAVIRDFYSGREMAKLVSFVMIIFTLVPAFAPLLGAGIIALFGWRSIFVAFILFSLVSMVWMSVRLGESLPVENRRPFRAGLLWVAIKELFAHPAVRMSMLVQTLIFGMLFSMLSSVQQIFDISFQRGAEFPFWFGGIALLSGTAGFLNAALVMHIGMRRLVTVSLSVQVALSSLMLVLWLMQPPQSIQFGAFMVWQFSVFFMMGMTIGNLNAIAMEPMGHIAGMAASVMGAVSTVLAAVIAAPVGLAFDGTPLPLIIGVLVMAIVAAGLMLSLQRTEEQPV comes from the coding sequence ATGGGGCGGGTCGAGTTCATCACGCTGTGTGCGATGATGTTCGCCACCATCGCGTTTTCGATTGATGCGATGTTGCCCGCCCTGCCCAGCATCGGGGCCGAACTAAGCCCGGATGCCCTGAACCGGGCCCAGTTGATCGTCACCTCGTTTGTTCTGGGCATGGGCATTGGCACCGCGTTTACTGGCCCGCTGTCGGATGCGTTCGGGCGCAAGCCGGTTATTCTGGCCGGCGGGGCCTTGTATATCATTGGGGCGGCGGTCGCTTGGGCCAGTTCATCGCTTGAATGGGTTCTTGCCGCGCGTATTGCGCAGGGGTTGGGGGCTGCGGGGCCGCGCATTGCGACGATGGCGGTGATCCGCGATTTCTATTCCGGCCGGGAAATGGCCAAGCTTGTTTCATTCGTGATGATCATCTTTACCCTTGTGCCGGCCTTTGCGCCGCTTTTGGGGGCGGGCATCATTGCGCTGTTTGGCTGGCGCAGTATCTTTGTTGCATTCATCCTGTTCTCGCTGGTCAGCATGGTGTGGATGTCGGTCCGGCTGGGTGAATCCCTGCCGGTGGAAAACCGGCGGCCTTTTCGGGCGGGTTTGTTGTGGGTCGCCATCAAGGAACTGTTCGCCCATCCGGCGGTGCGCATGTCGATGCTGGTGCAAACGCTGATCTTCGGCATGTTGTTTTCCATGCTCAGTTCGGTGCAGCAGATTTTTGATATTTCGTTTCAGCGCGGCGCAGAGTTTCCGTTCTGGTTTGGCGGCATTGCCCTGCTGTCGGGCACGGCAGGATTTTTGAATGCGGCGCTGGTGATGCATATCGGAATGCGGCGTCTGGTGACGGTATCGCTGTCCGTGCAAGTCGCCCTTTCGAGCCTGATGCTGGTCTTGTGGCTGATGCAACCGCCCCAAAGCATACAGTTCGGGGCCTTCATGGTCTGGCAGTTCTCGGTGTTTTTCATGATGGGAATGACCATCGGCAACCTGAATGCCATTGCGATGGAACCGATGGGGCATATCGCGGGCATGGCGGCGTCGGTGATGGGGGCGGTATCAACCGTGCTGGCGGCGGTGATCGCGGCCCCTGTCGGTCTGGCCTTTGACGGCACGCCCCTGCCTCTGATCATCGGTGTTCTGGTTATGGCAATCGTGGCGGCCGGTCTGATGCTGTCACTCCAACGTACCGAGGAACAACCGGTCTAA
- a CDS encoding potassium channel family protein — translation MTWARPVTLISALITVIVSGTVFFHLVEGWSLLDSYFFTVVTLSTVGYGSIVPVTALGKIGTTVLIFTGLGIFAVAIQQFGEFTLRRRMRKRAKRIEESEEAYIKAETGKDTDA, via the coding sequence ATGACATGGGCCCGTCCTGTCACGCTGATTTCCGCCCTGATCACGGTGATCGTTTCGGGGACGGTATTTTTCCATCTTGTTGAAGGCTGGAGCCTGCTGGATTCCTATTTTTTCACGGTCGTGACCCTGTCCACGGTCGGGTACGGATCAATTGTACCCGTCACCGCACTGGGCAAGATCGGCACGACGGTCCTTATTTTTACCGGACTGGGTATTTTCGCCGTGGCCATTCAGCAATTCGGCGAATTCACGCTGCGCCGCCGGATGCGCAAACGTGCCAAACGGATCGAGGAAAGCGAAGAAGCGTATATCAAGGCCGAGACAGGCAAGGACACTGACGCGTGA
- a CDS encoding class I adenylate-forming enzyme family protein, with protein sequence MLSVFDHGPPPPCPAPFNLAAYVLGAARDVPDKTALSILSLSGSQDWTYAQLEQAVLGVAQGLRDQGLAPGARVLMRLGNSVDFPIVYLGAIAAGLVPVPTSSQLTEPEVAAILSDLEPQAVLRDPAIACPDHSGTVLLEKVKTFFDNPVEAGTFAFDMADPDRIAYIIYTSGTSGKPRAVAHAHRAIWARRMMMRDWYALKPDDRMLHAGAFNWTYTLGTGLMDPWTLGATALIPGSDVALHDLSDLIAVHRATIFAAAPGVYRKILSETPVIVAPDLRHGLSAGEKLPQRVREAWHVATGTQVYEAYGMSECSTFISSGPARPARGDALGTPQVGRCVAIMGDDGPAPQGQEGTIAIRRDDPGLMLEYVNAPEDTAARFHGDWFMTGDQGAMAVDGQITYLGRADDMMNAGGYRVSPLEVEAALSDMPGIDAIGVIDVEVKQDVRLIAAFYTGPKRLDDAALDRYARSKLARYKQPRAFVHLPQLPTGANGKLLRRALRAYYEVSDDQA encoded by the coding sequence ATGTTGTCTGTCTTTGATCACGGGCCGCCGCCGCCCTGCCCCGCCCCGTTCAACCTTGCTGCCTATGTTCTGGGCGCGGCCCGCGATGTCCCGGACAAAACCGCCCTGTCGATCCTGTCGCTGTCGGGATCGCAGGACTGGACCTATGCGCAACTGGAACAGGCCGTTCTGGGTGTTGCACAGGGGTTGCGCGATCAAGGTCTTGCACCGGGTGCACGCGTGCTGATGCGGTTGGGCAATTCGGTTGATTTCCCGATTGTCTATCTGGGTGCGATCGCCGCCGGTCTGGTTCCGGTGCCAACCTCAAGCCAGCTGACCGAACCCGAGGTTGCGGCGATCCTGTCCGATCTGGAACCGCAGGCGGTGCTGCGTGATCCTGCAATTGCCTGCCCGGATCATTCCGGCACAGTGCTTCTGGAGAAGGTAAAGACTTTTTTTGACAATCCGGTCGAGGCCGGGACATTCGCCTTTGACATGGCTGATCCTGACCGGATCGCATATATCATCTACACTTCCGGTACGTCGGGCAAGCCGCGTGCGGTGGCACATGCGCATCGGGCGATCTGGGCGCGGCGCATGATGATGCGTGACTGGTATGCTCTGAAACCGGATGACCGGATGCTGCACGCGGGCGCATTTAACTGGACCTATACGCTGGGCACTGGCCTGATGGATCCCTGGACCCTTGGCGCCACAGCCCTGATCCCCGGTTCCGACGTGGCCCTGCACGACCTGTCCGATTTGATCGCTGTTCATCGCGCGACCATTTTCGCGGCCGCGCCCGGGGTCTACCGGAAAATCCTGTCGGAAACGCCGGTGATCGTGGCACCCGATCTGCGCCACGGGCTGAGCGCGGGGGAAAAGCTGCCGCAACGGGTGCGCGAGGCGTGGCATGTGGCCACCGGCACGCAGGTCTACGAGGCATACGGCATGTCGGAATGTTCCACTTTTATATCATCGGGTCCGGCGCGTCCGGCGCGCGGAGATGCGTTGGGCACGCCGCAGGTCGGGCGCTGCGTTGCGATAATGGGCGATGACGGCCCGGCGCCACAGGGACAGGAAGGCACCATTGCCATTCGCCGCGATGATCCGGGGCTGATGCTGGAATATGTGAACGCCCCCGAGGATACGGCGGCGCGGTTTCACGGCGACTGGTTCATGACCGGTGATCAGGGCGCGATGGCGGTTGACGGTCAGATCACCTATCTGGGGCGCGCCGATGATATGATGAACGCGGGCGGTTATCGTGTGTCCCCGCTTGAGGTCGAGGCAGCGCTGTCTGACATGCCGGGCATCGACGCGATCGGCGTCATCGATGTCGAGGTGAAACAGGACGTGCGACTGATCGCGGCATTTTACACCGGGCCAAAGCGACTGGACGATGCGGCGCTGGACAGGTATGCCCGGTCCAAACTCGCCCGCTACAAACAACCGCGCGCTTTTGTGCACCTGCCGCAGCTGCCGACAGGGGCCAACGGAAAATTGCTGCGCCGCGCCTTGCGCGCCTATTATGAGGTTTCAGATGATCAAGCTTGA
- a CDS encoding DUF502 domain-containing protein, with the protein MNTPFDDEEKPRKAGRFAGLRASFLTGIVVIAPIWLTIWLILSVVGWIDGFVLPLVPANLRPEQYIGINLRGLGVFIFLVFTVIVGWVAKGLIGRSLIRFGEGVVDRMPVVRSIYSGIKQISETVFAQSERSFEKACLIQYPRKGIWAIGFVSTTAKGEVARRAETSGALMSIFVPTTPNPTSGFLLFFPKEDVIELDMTVEDAAKLVISAGLVYPNGKDPTVPPVDKR; encoded by the coding sequence ATGAACACCCCTTTCGATGATGAAGAAAAGCCGCGCAAAGCCGGGCGCTTTGCGGGTCTGAGGGCGTCTTTCCTGACGGGCATCGTGGTGATCGCGCCGATCTGGCTGACCATCTGGCTGATCCTGTCCGTCGTGGGCTGGATTGATGGTTTCGTGCTGCCGCTGGTGCCCGCCAACCTGCGACCGGAACAATATATCGGGATCAACCTGCGCGGCCTTGGCGTATTCATTTTTCTGGTGTTCACCGTCATTGTCGGCTGGGTTGCCAAGGGGCTGATCGGGCGGTCGCTGATCCGCTTTGGCGAAGGTGTGGTCGACCGGATGCCTGTCGTCAGGTCGATCTATTCTGGCATCAAACAGATTTCGGAAACCGTGTTCGCGCAATCCGAAAGGTCGTTCGAAAAAGCCTGTCTGATCCAGTACCCGCGCAAGGGTATCTGGGCCATCGGCTTTGTTTCGACCACCGCCAAGGGCGAAGTGGCGCGGCGGGCGGAAACAAGTGGCGCGCTGATGTCGATCTTTGTGCCGACAACGCCAAACCCGACATCGGGTTTTTTGCTGTTCTTTCCCAAAGAGGACGTGATCGAACTGGACATGACCGTGGAAGATGCCGCCAAACTGGTGATTTCCGCAGGGCTGGTTTATCCCAACGGAAAAGATCCGACAGTGCCGCCTGTGGATAAACGTTAG
- a CDS encoding extracellular solute-binding protein: protein MYGTPDLPPDFVSLPYANPDAPKGGRIVLGNTGGFDSLNPFVRKGTPPWQLRFFAYESLMGRSWDEPFTLYGLLAESIEVGANREWVEYTLRPEARFSDGSPVTVEDVIWSYEVLGTQGHPRYHGLRSQIETIEQTGPRSLRLTFNTADRELALIAGLRPILKKAQWDGIDFAEAALDTIPIGSAPYSVSRYEAGRYVILTRNPDYWGKDLPLRRGTHNLDEIRIDFFGDNSVLFEAFKAGNLTVLREFNAEKWDSQYDFPAVQRGDVVKSEIPHSKPSGMTGFVLNTRRAPFDNLDVRDALIHAFNFEFINDTFTGGAQPRITSYFSNSELAMQSGAATGRVAELLAPFTGTLPPDALDGYALPQGDGSARNRVNLRKATDLFERAGWTVQNGVLRNAQGAAFSFTILLKQGDTESQSIAELYVSALARLGIQADIETVDNAQFTGRTTEFDFDMTSFRRELSLSPGNEQRFYWGSANADAPGSRNLMGMKSPAADAMIDVLLTSESRDDFVAAARALDRVLTTGRYVIPFWQFTVGRIAHVRELRFPDRLPVYGDGPNFMPEVWWYDPS from the coding sequence ATGTATGGCACCCCCGACCTACCACCTGATTTTGTGTCGCTGCCCTATGCCAATCCAGATGCACCCAAAGGCGGGCGTATCGTTCTGGGCAACACCGGCGGCTTTGACTCACTCAATCCGTTCGTGCGCAAAGGCACGCCGCCCTGGCAACTTCGGTTTTTTGCGTACGAGTCTCTGATGGGGCGCAGTTGGGACGAACCGTTCACGCTTTACGGTCTTTTGGCCGAATCGATTGAGGTCGGAGCGAATCGCGAATGGGTGGAATACACCCTGCGCCCCGAGGCGCGGTTTTCGGATGGCAGCCCCGTCACAGTCGAGGATGTGATCTGGTCCTACGAGGTGTTGGGCACCCAGGGCCACCCGCGCTATCACGGTTTGCGATCCCAGATCGAAACCATCGAACAGACCGGCCCCCGGTCGCTGCGCCTGACCTTTAACACCGCGGACCGCGAACTGGCGCTGATCGCCGGACTTCGCCCCATTCTGAAAAAAGCGCAATGGGATGGCATTGATTTTGCCGAAGCGGCGCTGGACACCATTCCCATCGGCAGCGCGCCCTATTCCGTCAGCCGGTACGAGGCGGGGCGCTATGTCATCTTGACCCGCAACCCTGATTATTGGGGCAAGGATCTGCCGTTGCGGCGCGGCACCCATAATCTGGACGAAATCCGGATCGACTTTTTCGGCGACAATTCCGTTCTGTTCGAGGCGTTCAAGGCCGGCAACCTGACTGTCTTGCGCGAGTTCAATGCCGAAAAGTGGGACAGCCAGTATGATTTTCCGGCGGTGCAGCGCGGTGATGTGGTGAAATCCGAAATTCCCCATTCCAAACCATCGGGGATGACGGGATTTGTCTTGAACACGCGGCGTGCGCCATTTGACAATCTGGATGTGCGCGATGCCTTAATCCACGCGTTCAATTTCGAATTCATCAACGACACGTTTACCGGTGGCGCGCAGCCGCGCATCACCTCGTATTTCTCGAATTCCGAACTGGCGATGCAATCGGGCGCGGCAACTGGCCGTGTGGCCGAATTGCTGGCGCCGTTTACAGGCACTCTGCCGCCTGACGCGCTGGATGGATATGCCCTGCCCCAGGGTGATGGATCAGCCCGTAACCGTGTCAACCTGCGCAAGGCGACCGATTTGTTCGAACGCGCGGGATGGACCGTGCAGAACGGTGTGCTGCGCAATGCGCAAGGGGCCGCGTTCTCATTCACCATTCTTCTGAAACAGGGGGATACGGAAAGCCAGTCGATTGCCGAACTTTATGTTTCGGCCTTGGCACGTCTGGGTATTCAGGCCGATATCGAAACCGTGGACAATGCCCAGTTCACCGGGCGCACCACCGAATTTGATTTCGACATGACATCGTTCCGGCGCGAACTGTCCCTGTCACCGGGAAATGAACAAAGGTTTTACTGGGGCTCTGCCAATGCGGACGCGCCCGGATCGCGCAATCTGATGGGGATGAAATCGCCCGCGGCGGACGCGATGATTGATGTGTTGCTGACATCGGAAAGCCGCGATGATTTTGTCGCAGCGGCGCGCGCGCTGGATCGGGTGCTGACGACGGGACGATATGTCATTCCGTTCTGGCAATTCACGGTCGGGCGCATCGCGCATGTCAGGGAATTGCGTTTTCCCGATCGCCTGCCTGTCTATGGCGACGGGCCGAATTTCATGCCCGAAGTTTGGTGGTACGATCCAAGCTAG
- a CDS encoding alpha/beta fold hydrolase has protein sequence MPFSRRTFIYGAAASCGALLFGGGYVCGSYGEAVPAAHARVGQKSRLISTRFGDLEYAVEGCGAPFLMIHGTGGGFDQGLRFAGRLISSGFQVIAPSRFGYLRSHIPSEPTPESQADAFAELLDALRIDRIPVAGGSAGALTASQFTLRHPDRCSHLILLVPAMNLSNRDPVEFTRLQRYFVGKLLTSDRWFWTALKLAPNQLIRTLLATDPALLDKVELSERNRAHLILGDLMPISRRSIGMVNDARFSGHPTEIDFTQLKVPTLVVSAQDDLFGTAQTARTISERTPDARLVVFPSGGHIWLGHDQELSELITEFVAQH, from the coding sequence ATGCCCTTTTCTCGTCGTACCTTTATCTATGGCGCAGCCGCATCTTGTGGTGCCCTGCTGTTTGGCGGCGGCTATGTCTGCGGTTCTTATGGCGAAGCCGTTCCAGCCGCGCATGCTCGGGTCGGCCAGAAAAGCAGGCTGATTTCCACCCGTTTCGGCGATCTTGAATATGCTGTCGAAGGCTGTGGCGCACCTTTTCTCATGATTCATGGAACAGGCGGCGGGTTCGATCAGGGCTTACGGTTTGCAGGTCGATTAATTTCATCGGGTTTCCAAGTGATCGCGCCTTCGCGTTTCGGATATCTGCGAAGCCATATTCCATCCGAACCGACGCCAGAAAGCCAAGCGGACGCTTTTGCCGAATTGCTTGATGCGCTCCGCATTGACAGGATTCCCGTTGCCGGTGGGTCCGCAGGCGCATTGACCGCGTCGCAGTTCACCCTGCGTCATCCTGACCGATGTTCACATCTGATCTTGCTTGTTCCCGCCATGAACCTGAGCAACCGGGATCCGGTCGAGTTCACCCGGCTGCAACGGTACTTTGTCGGAAAACTATTGACGTCAGATCGCTGGTTCTGGACGGCTTTGAAGCTGGCGCCAAACCAGTTGATCCGCACGTTGCTGGCCACAGATCCGGCCCTGCTGGATAAGGTGGAGCTATCCGAGCGCAACCGGGCGCACCTGATACTTGGGGATTTGATGCCAATCAGCCGGCGTTCGATCGGGATGGTCAATGATGCCAGATTTTCGGGTCATCCGACCGAAATTGATTTCACGCAACTGAAAGTTCCCACTCTTGTCGTGTCAGCCCAGGATGATTTGTTCGGGACTGCGCAAACGGCCCGCACCATTTCCGAACGAACACCTGACGCGAGACTGGTTGTTTTTCCTTCGGGAGGGCACATTTGGCTGGGCCATGATCAGGAGTTATCCGAGTTGATCACAGAATTCGTGGCGCAACACTGA
- a CDS encoding 3-hydroxybutyrate dehydrogenase translates to MTLSGKTAVITGSNSGIGLGIAIELAKAGADVVLNSFTDRPEDHAIADGIAQDHGVKARYIQADMSKGDQCRALIEQAGACDILVNNAGIQHVCPIDSFPVDKWDAIIAINLSSAFHTTAAALPVMRKAGWGRVVNIASAHGLTASPYKSAYIAAKHGVVGLTKTTALETAEEPITANAICPGYVLTPLVEAQIPDTMKEYDMSREDVIKNVMLKRQPSKEFATVEQMGGTTVFLCSDAAAQITGTTISVDGGWTAL, encoded by the coding sequence ATGACCCTGTCAGGAAAAACCGCTGTGATCACCGGATCAAATTCAGGCATCGGGCTGGGCATTGCCATCGAACTGGCAAAGGCCGGGGCCGATGTGGTGCTGAATTCCTTTACCGACCGCCCCGAAGATCACGCCATCGCCGACGGCATCGCGCAGGATCACGGCGTAAAGGCGCGTTACATACAGGCCGATATGTCCAAGGGAGATCAGTGCCGCGCCCTGATCGAACAGGCGGGGGCCTGCGATATTCTGGTCAACAACGCCGGCATCCAGCATGTCTGCCCGATTGACAGCTTTCCGGTCGACAAATGGGATGCCATCATTGCCATCAACCTCAGTTCGGCGTTTCACACAACCGCCGCGGCCCTGCCGGTGATGCGCAAGGCCGGTTGGGGCAGGGTGGTCAACATCGCATCGGCACACGGACTGACGGCCAGCCCTTACAAATCGGCCTATATCGCCGCCAAACACGGCGTTGTCGGCCTGACCAAAACCACCGCACTGGAAACCGCAGAAGAACCGATCACGGCCAATGCGATCTGCCCCGGTTACGTTCTGACCCCGCTGGTCGAGGCGCAAATTCCCGACACGATGAAGGAATACGACATGAGCCGTGAAGACGTGATCAAGAACGTTATGCTCAAACGTCAACCGTCCAAGGAATTCGCGACCGTCGAACAAATGGGCGGCACGACGGTGTTTCTGTGTTCCGACGCCGCCGCACAGATTACCGGCACCACCATCAGCGTCGATGGCGGCTGGACCGCCTTGTAG